TGACTGAAGGTCCCTGAACTGAAATTGAGCAGGCCATGGGTTTTTACTGGAAGAGAGAGAGAATGATTTGTCAAAAGAGAAGGTTTCCATTCGTTTTTTCAAGCGTGAAAGTTGGTGGGGTTCTTTTATGGCGCTTTGAAATAAGGAGCTTTAGTACATTATTCTATTGAAGTCGTTTTTTGATTGATACAGGATAAATTTAAAACCTTGAATCAGAAACTGTATTTGCAGGAAGGAAATAATGAACTCGAATGTCAATAGGTATAATGTGCAGTGTGCACAAAACAATTGCAAGGGAAACACAAAAAATGGATACGAGCGAAAGAAACTCTGGGATGAAGCAAAAGCAGGCTGTGGATCCAATTCTGAAAAAGGCCAGCATAATGGCAGATTGGTAGCAGAGCATCTGGTGAAATAAGTAAAGCTCAGTGAACTTTTCTGATACAGAAATCATGATTCTCTATGGATATAGCTTCTTGCGTGAGTCTTTTGTGGAATTGTGGTTGAAATACAATTGCTGAGATAATAATGAAACATTATTGTAATTACTTGAACTTCCCTGCAAAATACCCAAGTGCATTGATATTTGATACTTAACCATTCAAGTGAGCAACAATCATTTGTCATCAATTCATCTTGAATACTCATGATTTGCCATTGGAAGAGAACTTTATTTTAGTAATTAGTACAAGAAAACGGACGGTTCCTTGCAGAATGAAATGCAGGTTACCTCATTCCTCTCCCAAACAATGTAGAATTTGGGGAAGCCGCGTCTGGATAAATGACTGTCCTTCCATTTTAGCATTAATGGACACAACTACTCAGGACAAACTCTAGAAATTAGGACTCTGGCTACAGATTGTGCACAAATGGTTGGAacggctcaatatgcaatgctTTTGATCTCCAGATGGTAGAACATGCCAAAAAGTAAATGTAATAGTGCCCTATTTTTAGGGTGCAAAATGCTAAAAGGCCTTTCAACAACAATAAAATTTTGCTCAAGTCTCACGGCAATTGCTACTGCAACTTATGTCATCAATTGTTATGTTTCTCCTTCGATCTCTAGTCGCCATTTTCTGACCGTACCTTGCAAATATATCCGCTAAATCGAACAATCCAACTTCTCTGAACTTCTCAGCCATTGCCTCAAACATAATCACACCTTCctcatttgaaaaataatgcAAAAACTTGTTGTAGTCAAATCTTGGCACCTCAACTTTTCTATCCATCACCCTCTCCACATATTTTGTTGCTTCCAGTGATTTCCCTGCCTTCACCAAACCTCCAACAAAAATGGTGTCGAAATTAATCAATGGATCATCCCCTTTCCTTCCTCTCTTCCCCAGATGTCCTTGCAATAACATGATATACGTATGCATAGTAGGCTCACACCCTTGCCCGATCATCTCCCGAAACACTTGTGTTGCTTCGCCTGCCTTCTTTAATCTCAAAAGCCCCTTAATCATCCCGTTGTACACACTTATATCTGGCATTTCAACCCCTTGAAAGATCTTGTAACCCTCCACAACCCTTCCTCTACTCATGGCCCCATAGATTATTGATCCCAATATCTTATTATCAAGATTCAGTCCCCTCATCTTCATCTCCTCAAGTACTGCATAACTGTCCCCAATCTTGCCTCTTTTACACAGCCACTTGATCACTAGCCCATAAGTCGAAACCCCCAAATCGTCCATTCTTTTCACTCTCATTGATTGAAAGAGCTTCAATGCCTCATTAAAACTGTTGTTCTTGAAAAGGGTTTCCAACATAACGTTGACAGAATTAACA
This sequence is a window from Primulina huaijiensis isolate GDHJ02 chromosome 13, ASM1229523v2, whole genome shotgun sequence. Protein-coding genes within it:
- the LOC140991726 gene encoding putative pentatricopeptide repeat-containing protein At1g26500, which produces MRFTKISRPSISHFILRLPSFATTAEDAASPPPTRSLVASVNESHLIKVCTVLYQQQNSPNTKLQASLSKIPFNLNHEFFLQVCLRFPYSWCPVYKFYQFSISQPHFTHTSTTFNKMLDVVAKSRNIELLWDLCQETGKLHLVNIKTYIIALRTLAAARELKKCVEFFHMMNGFGYEYKDETFNKVVEVLCRNKLVLEAKHLVLKLKGVIKPDGETYRWLVYGFCDVGDLIEASKVWNLMVDEGFKPDVNSVNVMLETLFKNNSFNEALKLFQSMRVKRMDDLGVSTYGLVIKWLCKRGKIGDSYAVLEEMKMRGLNLDNKILGSIIYGAMSRGRVVEGYKIFQGVEMPDISVYNGMIKGLLRLKKAGEATQVFREMIGQGCEPTMHTYIMLLQGHLGKRGRKGDDPLINFDTIFVGGLVKAGKSLEATKYVERVMDRKVEVPRFDYNKFLHYFSNEEGVIMFEAMAEKFREVGLFDLADIFARYGQKMATRDRRRNITIDDISCSSNCRET